The following DNA comes from Enterocloster bolteae.
ACCTGTTTTTCAGCGCAGATTTTGTCTATGAGGGGCTGAAGGAGCGGTTCGGCTGTCCGCTGGAGTTTTTCCAGTTTACTGGTTTCTATAGGTTCACCGTAGGCCATATACTGATCATACGTTTGTGTATCCATAAGGTATGGATACAGTTTCGGGAAAATGCGTTTCTTAATATATTGAAATATCTTAACTCCACCATAATCCAAGTCGCCTGTGTGGAGATAGGCCGTCCCACAGGAAGTATGAATGCCGGACAAAACCCGTTCCAGCTGAATCAGAAACGCACGCTCATCCGGAGAAAAGTATCCGTGTGAATATATGATTAGAGTCCCTTCCTCATAGGGCATGCTTTCATAATTCGCTTTATTTTCCACTGTAATCACCTTTGAAATGGACTGCTCTGGTGGGATAGATGCGCTTCTGAGCGTCTGATTATTAAAGACAAATCCACTGGGAAACAGGGAAAGATTTATCTTGTTTCCTGCCAGTTCAATAATCAGGTTTCCTTTCACGGCTAACTCTTGGGCATAGCCGTTAATCATCAGCTGATCCAGTACCTGCCGGTCATCCATGTCATCATTTACCGTGTCCAGATAAGCCCTCGCAGCAGATAAGACTTTGGATTGCAGATGTTTTTCAAATGCCTTGGATTTACCCAGATATTTTTTACTGAAAATCCTTTTGTAGACTGGTTCCTGTAGACAATCTATGGCCTTGAAACAAGTAAACAGCAGTTCCCGTTTTGGGGTATCCAGTGCTTTGGGAACATCTC
Coding sequences within:
- a CDS encoding Wadjet anti-phage system protein JetD domain-containing protein, whose amino-acid sequence is MNAPLECIIQKYEKSTVDWKKGMSGKRSVIFREQDFKETGKRDFMNQLMELEMEGLVKVKWYQYGIEAEKAWYSLEQMETIYQRLGKIPKFKRINKLKEEVDQQLALIQSQWIRSYYQSFLQSLDKGDVPKALDTPKRELLFTCFKAIDCLQEPVYKRIFSKKYLGKSKAFEKHLQSKVLSAARAYLDTVNDDMDDRQVLDQLMINGYAQELAVKGNLIIELAGNKINLSLFPSGFVFNNQTLRSASIPPEQSISKVITVENKANYESMPYEEGTLIIYSHGYFSPDERAFLIQLERVLSGIHTSCGTAYLHTGDLDYGGVKIFQYIKKRIFPKLYPYLMDTQTYDQYMAYGEPIETSKLEKLQRTAEPLLQPLIDKICAEKQVIEQESFLF